CCTTGGAGAGATGAATTTAGAGAGTTGGGAGAGCAAACTGTAGAGTGTAGAGCTTTCAGAATGATAAGAAAAAGCATCCGTCTGCAGATGCATTTTCCAGCAAATTAAACAACATAGCACATGGTTCATACTGCAGCAGCAAGAATTGGAGGTTCATTACAAGATACTCCATTCACCCAATTACACGCGCCAACGACATGGGGAAACTATCAAGCTGACTGACAAAAGCGAAAAACAATATGAGAAATCAAGCAAGCACCACTGAACCAAAAGAGCTACTAAATAGTGACATAATTCATCACAAGACCCCTTTCGCCTCCAAGCTTGTCATCTTTCTTGTTGATGAGAGTGGCGTCCTAACCTGAGCATATTCAACCATACCTTGTCAATGTGCTGCGTCACAGGGAGTGGGCGTCACCCTTTCTGCATTCATAGATTTGTCGATGTGATTCCAAAAAGGGAATGACATGATACTATATAAATAGCCACTTAAGTAAGCATAATAAGATGTAATTACGTAGCACTCAAAGTTTGGTTGGGAACACTTGAAATGTAACTTGATATCTGATTAGCAatgtttttaaggcggtaaggtGACCTAAGGCGAGCACCCACCGCCCTGACGCCTAAAGGGGATGCGTAAGTGCTTAAAGTGGGCATAATTGCAAGGCGCTGCCAGGGCGCCATGCCGCCTAAGTGTCCAAGGCGGGATGCTTTAAAACAATGCTGAATACATTGTTTTGTTTGTTCCACTAACTTATATGGAGTATTTCTTAACATTTGTCCCCAACTCACAATAAAGGGCTATACCTTAAAAACCGTACTGATTAGAGATTCATTGTTTTGTTTGTTGTACTAACTTATATGGAGTATTACTTAACAGTTGTCCCCAAATCAGAACAATGGACATATAAATAAAACCATACCTTGTGGATTGTAGAAACTCATGTATGGAATCAAAGCACGGAAAATTTCTCTCTTCCATATCTTCTTCCATCGCTGCGACTTGACATTAATCTCGTAGATGCCCAGATCTGTGGTCACGAAAACGGTATCACTGCCCTCCACTGATCCAACCAGTATAAGGTAAATTTCCTCGGGATTTTGGATGGGTAGAAGGCTGCTGAGATTGGTAATTCTACATTGACTCCATGACGCAACTCTGTTGGAATCCATCAGTCTTGACCATATGTAGAGGGTTAGCTTATCCACATGTGCAAACCCCAAGCTGCCATCCTCCATCGCCATGAGGATAGGGGCACTGATAGTGTGAGAATACTGAACCGGTGCATCAATCAGTGATAAGCTATTAGAGGTCAAGTCGTACTTGAGAATTTCTGCACCGTCGTCATCAACATACTTAAGCATGAAGTGAAGTGCTCCTTCGACAAGGAGAGGGGGCATTGGCTTGATGGATGCATCGGCTGGAAGATGAAGATCAGGGCATGGCTTGACCCACGCATCGAATTGAGGGACGGGCTTGCTCCAATCACCGGTCTCTGGCAAGGACACACAGGCGCGTGCAACACAATCATCATGATCATCCTCATCCAGGCCGACAAAGACCAGCTGGAAGGGAGCCGAGTGACAAGTGCGGTGGTCACAGCCGCTCACGGCACagagcacggcggcggcgcggcggcggtccCAGATCCAGGGGCGGGGTAGCTCCCTCCGGCAGCCGGTCATGGGGTCCCAAACGACGAGAGCCGTACGTAACTGATATGCATCAAAGCAGTCTAGGAGGACGCGGCCATGGCGGCAGTCCCACGCAGTGTAGTAAATGTCCCCCCATTCGTCGTCGGGAATGCGCGCGCCGAATTTGGCGGTGGATTTGAAGTATGGGATGGGGTCTTCTACCTTGGTGGGGTGGGAGCCGTAGTGCCAGGTATGAAGGAAACCCAGCATGGGGGGAGCTCCATGGTGCTCGTGGTAGCGACCGCGGAAGCGAGGGGACGAGAGGAGGCCGAGCCAGAGCTTGCTGGCGAGGGAGGCGCGCAGGAGGTGCGCGGGCTCgtccggcgggaggcggaggaagaTCTCCTCGAGGAGCTCGTCCggcagcgatggcggcggcggcggcggcatggcggaggcggaggcggaggcgagggTTTCAGTCGGGAGGGGGATCGATGTCGATGTGGATGTGGAGTGGAGTTGTGCGGACAAAATCTCTGTTGTAACCTTTTGTGCTAACAAAATCAAGAATTGACCTCGTTTCCGAAGAAATTTTAAATCTGACCTTTTTTAAGTGGCCGTGTACCTAAACTTACTAGTAgaaggcccgtgcgttgctacgggcaaaAGCCGAATTCCCATGCGTTGCCACGGAATAATAAAAATATGAGCACGTTGATCAAACTATTCTTCCAATTTAGAAATACGGGTTAAGTATGGTTACATTCAGATTTCATCATGCAACGACAAATATAAATTCTCTTCACTTTTTTCCTTCTGGCAATCTTCATATGTCTTTAACTAACCAAATCGATCGCCACCACCACCCAAGAACTCATAACTGAATATATATCATCCATTTTTAAGTAGTATTAGTACTCTCTCTCTAAagaagaaatataagagtgtttcgaTCACTAAAGTAGTGAATCTAAaccctcttatatttctttacggagggagtaccagtcaACTTCACGCATCCATGTGTCACTATTATAAGGTACACAAAGATTGACAAAGATTGACAGTCAATATTACAAGGTACATAAAGATTGACAATCACTATTACAAGGTATACAAAGATTGACAAATTCACGTAAGCCTCTTATTTCAGCAATAATAGCACAATCAATGCAACCTTCAAATAATAAGCTCATTGTATATAGGAAAGGTTCCATTTATCTTGAATCAAGATTTTTCAATAATAAGTTGGATATTTATCTAATGTTTTTGAAGCTGGGGGATATGTATACAATTAGTATCTTTATTACAAACACAATGGCCTGGTCGTGGTCACAGCAGCAGGCGTCGAGGTCTTCATGGTGCCACCGCTCTCCTTTCGCCTCTCCGCCAAGTTGAGAGACGGTGCGACGAGAGCAAACCTGTCACCGGCCTTTAAGTCCGTCCGCTTTCACGCCGGCCACGGTGGTCAACCTCGCCCCGAGCATCGACTTCTTCAGATGCGCGATGGCAGATGCCTCGCTCTCCCTCGGAAACACCATGATGGACACAATCGACCTTGCCCTGCCCGCCGGCATGGTCGCCATCACAAGCATCACCTTCCCGTCTAGCCCGCGCTCGCCGACCGCCTCTCCCACAACCCGCTCAACAACTACCCGGCTCCTGCTTCCATGAAAATGCAATATATTTCATAGTCACCAAAAGGCAACAAAAGTAAGATCACCAATTAAATCCTAGTATGATGAAACATTTATGCCAAAATAGATACGAAGCAACTCATAGATTAAAGTTAAATCTAGCAATATAGTACACGTGGCACCAGAGTAAACCCCATATTAAACAATGTGGTAGATAGTGTTTACCTGAATGCTGACAGAGGTATACCAAGTAACAAAGCTAGTTACAGCCAAAGCTCGATGCCTCCAAACCAAAGTTTAACTCCTAACAGGAAATGTCTCCAAATCAAGCTAGCTGCGGCCAAACTTTGAAACCTGAAAAAATGGAGGGGAAAACGAAATCAGGAAAGGCAAGAGAAAGAAAGTCATATAGGATAAAATTATCTCACTGCTCCAAACATATACAGTACTGCTAAGAAATCTCCTTATTAGTTCTTTTATAGAATTAGCCCACTGATGAGATAAGATAGTAAATATAGTTATTTCTTACAACAATCTTTGGAAGATTAGTATTAAACATATACATCGGGAATTCACAAAAAAAAACATATACATCGGGAGAAGAAGTGGTTTTTTCCAGAGAACCAACTGAACAAAGAAACTACAATTAATAAAGTAACACATAGTCCGTGATGTAATTCGTAGCAGTACAGGT
This window of the Triticum aestivum cultivar Chinese Spring chromosome 5D, IWGSC CS RefSeq v2.1, whole genome shotgun sequence genome carries:
- the LOC123123834 gene encoding uncharacterized protein isoform X1, with amino-acid sequence MPPPPPPSLPDELLEEIFLRLPPDEPAHLLRASLASKLWLGLLSSPRFRGRYHEHHGAPPMLGFLHTWHYGSHPTKVEDPIPYFKSTAKFGARIPDDEWGDIYYTAWDCRHGRVLLDCFDAYQLRTALVVWDPMTGCRRELPRPWIWDRRRAAAVLCAVSGCDHRTCHSAPFQLVFVGLDEDDHDDCVARACVSLPETGDWSKPVPQFDAWVKPCPDLHLPADASIKPMPPLLVEGALHFMLKYVDDDGAEILKYDLTSNSLSLIDAPVQYSHTISAPILMAMEDGSLGFAHVDKLTLYIWSRLMDSNRVASWSQCRITNLSSLLPIQNPEEIYLILVGSVEGSDTVFVTTDLGIYEINVKSQRWKKIWKREIFRALIPYMSFYNPQERVTPTPCDAAH
- the LOC123123834 gene encoding uncharacterized protein isoform X2, which codes for MPPPPPPSLPDELLEEIFLRLPPDEPAHLLRASLASKLWLGLLSSPRFRGRYHEHHGAPPMLGFLHTWHYGSHPTKVEDPIPYFKSTAKFGARIPDDEWGDIYYTAWDCRHGRVLLDCFDAYQLRTALVVWDPMTGCRRELPRPWIWDRRRAAAVLCAVSGCDHRTCHSAPFQLVFVGLDEDDHDDCVARACVSLPETGDWSKPVPQFDAWVKPCPDLHLPADASIKPMPPLLVEGALHFMLKYVDDDGAEILKYDLTSNSLSLIDAPVQYSHTISAPILMAMEDGSLGFAHVDKLTLYIWSRLMDSNRVASWSQCRITNLSSLLPIQNPEEIYLILVGSVEGSDTVFVTTDLGIYEINVKSQRWKKIWKREIFRALIPYMSFYNPQG